One Sulfolobus sp. S-194 DNA segment encodes these proteins:
- a CDS encoding FAD-binding and (Fe-S)-binding domain-containing protein encodes MGLREELEARFGNNFSDSLVERLSHSADMGFVPQLVWANIKINIIPDYVIYPTSVEDVIDAVKIALKYKVPITPYGRGTNRYGNALTTEGGILLDFSKMDKVEIDESNMVAITEPGATWKLVDLAAQNKGLQLRTFPSSYDSTVGGGIAGDALGIGSYEYGFISDNVSFVEMVNPRGDLVHLEGGNLALVAGAEGTTGIIVKAGIRLRKYSPTEALVLSFNSFDDVIKAIGEFYREVIPAWHVQVRGPTISSYIAQKFNAKLSPGKWNMIILYPSLRSSLVEPKLYRIAQAFSAEVYEGEWTGWWSFNHGVVAALRTKGLLIHQHGLIHYTKINDLVKELEGTLGKLGELSPNSGFDLDIDLEKREVLLVNAFTEVSLKPSDKKLIYDLAKNTLMMDSFVKVGGSLLSIGMFGHKYSRNRLSAMGKTFQQLGIDRYELIKKYKEEMDPEELFNPGKVFDPKKRGKVVFEIVRRQQEALQFRFGIGFVKAVVPGGEVNGFSAVKRFLDIFTDYSLECIDCAMCVTVCPQFRLIPQVPYAPKGMFDFVKGAISYHHLYGSVDIPDSAIAEISGCHKCGLCDGVCPAKIPISSLLVKLNSIVAKKVPEEPPVKIPLTQDPEVASIVDNNSDIALWVGKYLVDNPTVAIAALKILKALGLKVKLVGTEYDSGFMSYISGGEKLQQKIKSNEEILSNSLEVITIAPEDYKVLSEVYRDYANMLGLKVTYEVSPIDIRVLKSIQIDGKGEEIYLHVACFSSSYANDIIRRLSDMGFRVRKVEGCSGAVLEKNIGKRADMMARALGSKYPMLITLCPLAAAKFRESGVNAKTLIEFIAEKLRINIPTEVKVSKIELSSAERNSLQATVLNSIVNALTKRVNLIADTVTFTSSGVDEYKKIIEPLVKEALEDASNSINNYVSSIVDEKKKNGMKYEDLIAYLSSLTKELNAVISSIQFDSIVDGIVEQVKRQSTEEFDSSVLKSSLVFLIRDNEQLLKEKSIKMLSVS; translated from the coding sequence GTGGGGTTAAGAGAAGAATTAGAAGCTAGATTTGGAAATAACTTTTCTGATAGTTTAGTTGAAAGACTTTCTCATTCAGCAGATATGGGCTTTGTACCACAATTGGTCTGGGCTAATATAAAGATAAATATTATCCCAGATTATGTAATTTATCCAACTTCAGTAGAAGATGTAATAGATGCTGTTAAGATAGCGTTGAAATATAAAGTTCCTATTACTCCTTATGGTAGGGGCACTAATAGATATGGTAATGCACTAACGACGGAAGGCGGAATATTACTTGATTTCTCTAAAATGGATAAGGTTGAAATTGATGAATCAAATATGGTTGCTATAACTGAGCCTGGTGCCACATGGAAGCTTGTTGATTTGGCAGCCCAAAATAAAGGTTTGCAGCTAAGGACTTTTCCATCGTCATACGATTCTACAGTAGGGGGAGGAATTGCTGGTGATGCGTTAGGTATTGGTTCTTACGAGTATGGTTTTATTTCAGATAATGTAAGCTTTGTGGAGATGGTTAACCCCAGGGGGGACTTAGTTCATCTTGAAGGTGGTAATTTAGCTCTTGTTGCTGGTGCTGAAGGAACTACTGGAATTATTGTAAAAGCCGGAATAAGATTAAGAAAGTATTCCCCTACTGAGGCATTAGTACTTTCTTTTAATTCATTTGATGATGTTATAAAAGCAATTGGCGAGTTTTACAGAGAAGTGATTCCAGCTTGGCACGTTCAAGTTAGAGGTCCAACAATCTCATCTTATATAGCTCAGAAATTCAATGCAAAACTTTCACCGGGAAAATGGAATATGATTATATTATATCCATCCTTACGTTCTTCTCTTGTAGAACCTAAATTATATAGGATAGCTCAAGCTTTTAGTGCCGAAGTATATGAGGGAGAATGGACTGGTTGGTGGTCATTTAATCATGGTGTAGTTGCTGCATTAAGAACTAAAGGATTACTGATTCATCAGCACGGTCTTATTCACTACACTAAAATAAATGATCTAGTCAAAGAATTAGAGGGTACTCTAGGTAAGTTAGGTGAATTATCGCCTAATTCTGGGTTTGATTTGGATATAGACCTAGAAAAAAGAGAAGTATTACTAGTTAATGCATTCACTGAAGTTTCTCTTAAACCTAGTGATAAGAAGTTAATCTACGATCTAGCAAAGAACACGTTAATGATGGACTCTTTCGTGAAAGTAGGAGGATCTTTACTATCAATAGGAATGTTTGGACATAAATATTCTAGAAATAGACTTTCGGCTATGGGTAAAACGTTCCAACAGTTAGGTATTGATAGATATGAGCTCATTAAGAAATACAAAGAGGAAATGGATCCTGAAGAATTATTTAACCCCGGAAAAGTATTTGATCCTAAGAAAAGAGGCAAAGTAGTTTTTGAAATAGTAAGAAGACAACAAGAAGCGTTACAATTTAGGTTTGGAATTGGTTTTGTAAAGGCTGTAGTCCCTGGAGGAGAAGTAAATGGGTTTTCAGCTGTAAAGAGGTTTTTAGATATTTTCACTGATTACTCTTTAGAATGTATTGACTGTGCTATGTGTGTAACAGTGTGCCCTCAATTTAGACTAATTCCTCAAGTTCCTTATGCTCCTAAAGGGATGTTTGATTTCGTAAAAGGTGCGATATCATATCATCATCTTTATGGTAGTGTTGATATTCCAGATTCAGCTATAGCTGAAATTTCTGGTTGTCATAAATGTGGGCTATGTGATGGTGTATGCCCAGCTAAGATCCCAATCTCCTCACTATTAGTCAAATTAAATAGTATCGTAGCTAAAAAAGTTCCAGAAGAACCACCAGTGAAAATTCCATTAACCCAGGATCCAGAAGTAGCAAGTATTGTAGATAACAATAGCGATATCGCATTATGGGTAGGAAAATATTTAGTAGATAATCCTACAGTAGCAATTGCAGCATTAAAAATACTGAAAGCTCTTGGTTTAAAAGTAAAACTAGTTGGTACAGAATATGATAGTGGATTCATGAGCTATATAAGTGGAGGCGAAAAACTTCAGCAGAAAATAAAAAGCAATGAAGAAATATTAAGCAACTCTTTAGAGGTCATAACAATAGCTCCAGAAGATTACAAAGTACTGTCAGAAGTTTATAGAGATTACGCAAATATGTTAGGATTAAAGGTTACTTATGAGGTATCACCAATTGATATCAGGGTATTAAAGTCTATTCAAATAGACGGAAAAGGTGAAGAAATATATTTACACGTTGCATGTTTCTCGTCTTCATACGCTAATGATATCATAAGAAGGCTCAGTGATATGGGGTTTAGAGTTAGAAAAGTTGAAGGTTGTTCTGGAGCAGTGCTAGAAAAGAACATTGGTAAAAGAGCAGATATGATGGCAAGGGCTTTAGGTTCTAAGTATCCAATGCTAATAACTCTTTGCCCCTTAGCAGCAGCTAAATTTAGAGAAAGCGGAGTTAATGCTAAAACTTTAATAGAATTCATCGCAGAAAAATTAAGGATAAATATACCTACTGAGGTTAAGGTTAGTAAGATTGAGTTATCTTCAGCTGAGAGAAATTCATTACAAGCGACAGTATTAAATTCTATAGTTAATGCTCTAACCAAACGTGTTAACTTAATTGCAGATACTGTTACTTTTACATCAAGTGGTGTTGATGAATATAAGAAAATCATAGAACCATTAGTTAAGGAGGCATTAGAAGATGCCTCAAACTCTATTAATAATTATGTTTCTTCTATAGTCGATGAGAAAAAGAAGAATGGAATGAAATACGAAGATTTAATTGCATATTTAAGTAGTTTAACTAAAGAACTAAATGCAGTTATATCATCGATTCAATTTGATTCTATAGTAGATGGAATAGTTGAGCAAGTAAAAAGGCAGAGTACAGAAGAGTTTGATTCCTCAGTATTAAAATCCTCGTTAGTATTCTTGATAAGAGATAATGAGCAGTTACTAAAGGAAAAAAGTATAAAGATGTTAAGTGTTTCTTAA
- a CDS encoding HIT family protein, translated as MCTFCSIINRELEGYFVYEDDKFAAILDKYPVSLGHTLVIPKNHFENYLEADEDTLAELAKVVKLVSLGIKDAVKADGLRLLTNIGRSAGQVIFHLHVHIIPTWEGDYPDIFKGFKPRKEQEKEYYELLQKIIRESIENLKRKIGDYKWG; from the coding sequence ATGTGTACGTTTTGTAGCATTATAAATAGAGAATTGGAAGGTTACTTTGTTTATGAAGATGACAAATTTGCAGCAATATTAGATAAATATCCGGTATCCTTGGGGCATACTCTTGTGATTCCTAAAAACCATTTTGAAAATTATTTGGAAGCAGATGAGGATACGTTAGCAGAACTAGCTAAGGTTGTAAAGCTTGTTTCACTCGGCATAAAGGACGCTGTTAAGGCTGATGGGTTAAGATTATTAACTAATATAGGTAGAAGTGCAGGTCAGGTTATTTTTCACCTTCATGTCCATATAATCCCAACTTGGGAAGGAGATTACCCAGATATTTTTAAAGGTTTTAAGCCAAGAAAGGAGCAAGAAAAAGAATATTATGAATTATTACAAAAAATTATTAGGGAGTCTATTGAAAATTTAAAAAGAAAAATTGGTGATTATAAGTGGGGTTAA
- a CDS encoding NUDIX hydrolase, giving the protein MRIFSSPKFDVIIDKFSLPNGKEVEKAYVKHRGSVVIVPFIDKEKIIMIKQYRPIIGKWLIELPAGTIEEKENEEETARRELEEEIGYKPNFMSKVFSFYVSPGVTTEIMHVYIASDLAKTSQKLEEYEIIEPFEIKLEDAVKMVLDGKIEDGKTMLSLLLISQKYQDLLTHQLI; this is encoded by the coding sequence ATGAGAATCTTCTCCTCCCCAAAATTTGATGTTATTATAGATAAATTCTCATTACCTAATGGAAAAGAAGTAGAAAAAGCATATGTTAAACATAGGGGATCAGTAGTCATAGTACCATTTATTGATAAAGAAAAAATTATAATGATCAAGCAATATAGACCAATTATAGGAAAATGGTTAATAGAATTGCCTGCGGGAACAATTGAGGAAAAAGAAAATGAAGAAGAAACAGCAAGAAGAGAATTAGAAGAAGAAATTGGTTACAAACCAAATTTTATGAGTAAAGTATTTTCCTTCTATGTCTCACCTGGAGTAACTACAGAAATTATGCATGTTTATATAGCTAGTGATTTAGCAAAAACTTCTCAGAAATTAGAAGAATATGAGATTATCGAACCCTTCGAAATAAAATTGGAAGATGCTGTAAAAATGGTATTAGATGGAAAAATCGAGGACGGAAAAACAATGTTATCATTACTTCTTATCTCACAAAAATATCAAGATCTCCTAACTCACCAACTAATATAG
- a CDS encoding chlorite dismutase family protein — MTVSMFKFSKEWWKSGREERKQILSRLNEVEKEFSNKLVSLKRFISLRHDGDIIYWSSDYTTTPLNDFRYSLLSVSNSYLEEKLSFFSVFKPSPYTVSGNKDLSSFLKIPPLKYFVAYPMKKSPEWYLLPFDERRDIMAEHINIAKNHPDNEGIRSYTTYSFGIGDYEFVVIYEIPDLYKWTNVVEKLREAKARKWITLEEPILVGELGDLDIFVR, encoded by the coding sequence ATGACCGTTAGCATGTTTAAGTTTTCTAAAGAATGGTGGAAATCTGGAAGAGAAGAACGAAAACAAATACTATCTAGATTAAATGAAGTAGAAAAAGAGTTCTCAAATAAGTTAGTTTCACTGAAGAGATTTATTTCTCTTAGACACGATGGAGATATAATTTATTGGTCAAGTGACTATACTACTACTCCACTAAACGACTTTAGGTATTCTCTTCTTTCAGTTTCAAACTCGTACTTAGAAGAAAAACTCTCTTTCTTCTCTGTTTTTAAACCTTCTCCCTATACTGTGAGTGGTAATAAGGATTTATCCTCATTCCTAAAGATTCCACCTCTAAAATATTTTGTAGCTTATCCTATGAAGAAATCTCCGGAATGGTACTTATTGCCTTTTGATGAAAGACGTGATATTATGGCTGAACACATTAATATTGCAAAAAATCACCCAGATAATGAAGGCATTAGATCATATACTACTTACTCCTTCGGTATAGGAGATTATGAATTTGTAGTAATTTATGAAATACCTGATCTTTATAAGTGGACAAATGTTGTTGAAAAATTAAGAGAGGCTAAAGCTAGGAAATGGATTACATTAGAGGAACCTATATTAGTTGGTGAGTTAGGAGATCTTGATATTTTTGTGAGATAA
- a CDS encoding BtpA/SgcQ family protein: protein MKLIGVVHLLPLPGSFFYKGEFEEIIDFAINESKKLEVGGFDAVILENFNDKPFRKKVRIETAIAMGIIAREVKKSTNLLVGINLLRNSAYEAASIASLTGDFIRVNALCETISSPEGIIEPASVEVQEALYYIKRKISILADINVKHASPLHQMNLESLLLDCKERGFADYIIVTGERTGKEPNPEIVKMIKNKSPLPVCVGSGITPNNIKDYKVDCFIIGTYLKDTDGKIKVEKVKEIANAVKSIHNG, encoded by the coding sequence ATGAAGCTAATAGGAGTTGTCCATTTATTACCATTACCTGGGTCGTTTTTCTACAAAGGTGAATTTGAGGAAATAATAGACTTCGCAATAAATGAGTCAAAGAAACTTGAAGTAGGGGGATTTGATGCAGTAATATTAGAAAATTTTAATGATAAACCATTTAGAAAAAAGGTAAGGATTGAGACAGCAATTGCTATGGGTATAATCGCTAGAGAAGTAAAAAAGTCTACTAATTTACTCGTGGGTATAAATCTTTTACGTAATTCTGCTTATGAAGCAGCAAGTATTGCAAGTTTAACTGGAGATTTTATAAGAGTTAATGCATTATGCGAAACAATATCTTCCCCCGAAGGGATAATTGAACCAGCCTCGGTAGAAGTTCAAGAGGCACTCTACTATATAAAGAGGAAAATCTCTATCTTGGCTGACATAAATGTAAAACATGCTAGCCCTTTACATCAAATGAACCTGGAAAGTTTACTATTGGATTGTAAAGAAAGAGGATTTGCTGATTATATAATCGTAACTGGGGAAAGAACAGGCAAAGAACCGAACCCAGAAATTGTGAAAATGATAAAAAATAAATCACCACTGCCCGTATGTGTAGGAAGTGGAATAACCCCAAATAATATTAAAGATTACAAAGTGGACTGTTTTATAATCGGGACATATTTAAAGGACACTGATGGAAAGATAAAGGTAGAAAAAGTGAAAGAAATTGCAAACGCGGTTAAGAGTATACATAACGGGTGA
- a CDS encoding NTPase, translating to MQTRLRVYITGEPGIGKTTIFLKVIEKLKLQGYSISGFYCPEVREKGQRIGFKIKSLDNEVEDWLASVYAKSSIKIGKYYVTINEDTINKIKEKISKSEIIGIDEIGPMELSVSKLKEIIDYVLKGKPIVIAVVHRKISFKDGKTFIVTYENRSRLDKQIFNYIISLIQ from the coding sequence TTGCAAACGCGGTTAAGAGTATACATAACGGGTGAGCCAGGAATAGGAAAAACTACAATTTTCCTTAAAGTAATTGAAAAACTCAAATTACAAGGATACTCTATCTCAGGATTTTATTGCCCAGAAGTGAGAGAAAAAGGACAAAGAATAGGTTTCAAAATAAAAAGTCTAGATAATGAAGTAGAAGATTGGTTAGCTAGCGTTTATGCAAAAAGTAGTATTAAAATCGGTAAATATTATGTCACTATAAATGAAGATACAATAAATAAAATTAAAGAAAAAATTTCTAAATCTGAAATAATAGGAATCGATGAAATAGGTCCAATGGAGCTTTCGGTATCTAAGCTTAAAGAGATAATAGATTACGTATTAAAGGGAAAACCTATAGTCATAGCAGTAGTCCATAGGAAGATTTCATTTAAGGATGGAAAAACGTTTATAGTTACTTATGAAAATAGAAGCAGACTAGATAAACAAATATTTAATTATATAATATCCTTGATACAATAA
- a CDS encoding NAD+ synthase, which produces MPEYVRKKLTLDFSQVTDYIVRRIREYIEESKKEGGIIGLSGGIDSSVTTILLSRATNNFYILLMPTSSTPQKDIEDAMKIIKLVNGENKYSYINIDKIINEFSSIVNTSDKIVVGNIKARVRMTLLYAFAQKMNYLVIGTGDKSEIMLGYFTKYGDGGVDILPIGDLYKTQVRMLGNYLGVPEEIVKKPPSPALWEGQTAEGEIGLEYETIDSILYLKFEEMREPEEIAEMTKTSYDKVIKIINMVKTSQHKRLPPEIFRLSGRAINSDWRYPRQWG; this is translated from the coding sequence ATGCCAGAATATGTGAGAAAAAAACTTACCTTAGACTTTAGCCAAGTTACTGATTACATAGTTAGAAGAATAAGAGAATACATAGAAGAGAGTAAAAAAGAAGGAGGAATAATAGGCTTAAGTGGTGGAATTGATTCTTCAGTAACAACAATCCTCTTATCAAGAGCTACCAATAACTTCTACATTTTATTAATGCCTACTTCATCAACACCTCAAAAAGACATTGAAGATGCCATGAAAATAATCAAATTAGTAAATGGTGAGAATAAATATAGTTATATAAACATTGATAAGATTATTAATGAGTTCTCCTCTATTGTCAATACATCCGATAAAATAGTAGTAGGAAATATAAAAGCTAGAGTTAGAATGACACTATTATATGCGTTTGCTCAAAAAATGAACTATCTAGTAATAGGAACGGGGGATAAAAGTGAAATAATGCTTGGTTATTTTACTAAATATGGTGATGGAGGAGTAGATATATTACCAATTGGAGACTTATATAAAACACAAGTTAGAATGCTTGGCAATTATTTAGGAGTACCAGAAGAAATAGTTAAAAAACCACCTTCTCCAGCATTATGGGAGGGACAAACGGCTGAAGGGGAAATTGGCTTAGAGTATGAAACTATAGATTCTATACTTTACCTTAAGTTTGAGGAAATGAGAGAACCAGAAGAAATAGCCGAAATGACTAAGACTAGTTATGATAAAGTAATAAAAATTATAAATATGGTAAAAACTTCACAACATAAAAGACTTCCACCAGAAATTTTCAGATTAAGCGGAAGGGCAATTAATTCTGACTGGAGGTATCCAAGACAATGGGGTTAA
- a CDS encoding nitrilase-related carbon-nitrogen hydrolase: MGLKVELAQIRPKLGDVKYNLEKHQDIISSSSADCIIFPELSLTGYILRDLVYEVYNESEKAVEKLSEENKCVVAGLVKEIRPGILRNASAIIINHQINYIYKFYLPTYGLFEERRYFQPGDPKRDLKIFEYKGVKFGVIICEDAWHYEPIETLALLGADSIFIPAASPMRRLSTRLGIQDNWEALLKAHSIINGIWTIFVNNVGSQEEEFFWGGSMVVSPNGEIINRAKLFEEDIIITEINLNEVRKNRFFSSFREHNRDFHDVLRSL; this comes from the coding sequence ATGGGGTTAAAAGTAGAATTAGCTCAAATAAGACCAAAACTTGGAGATGTAAAATATAATTTGGAAAAACACCAAGATATAATATCTTCATCTTCTGCAGACTGTATAATTTTTCCAGAGCTTTCCTTAACTGGATATATATTAAGGGATTTAGTGTACGAAGTGTATAATGAAAGCGAAAAAGCAGTAGAAAAATTATCAGAAGAAAATAAATGCGTAGTAGCCGGATTAGTTAAAGAAATAAGACCCGGTATACTTAGAAATGCATCTGCTATAATAATTAATCATCAAATTAACTATATATATAAATTCTATTTACCTACATATGGTTTATTTGAAGAAAGAAGATATTTTCAACCTGGAGATCCAAAAAGAGATTTAAAAATATTTGAATACAAAGGAGTAAAATTTGGAGTAATTATCTGTGAAGATGCATGGCATTATGAACCAATTGAGACACTCGCTTTACTAGGTGCTGATAGCATATTTATTCCAGCAGCATCACCAATGAGAAGATTAAGTACTAGGCTAGGTATACAAGATAATTGGGAAGCGTTACTAAAGGCCCATTCTATAATTAATGGTATTTGGACCATTTTCGTAAATAATGTAGGAAGCCAAGAGGAGGAATTCTTTTGGGGCGGATCTATGGTTGTATCCCCCAATGGAGAGATAATAAATAGAGCTAAATTATTTGAAGAAGATATAATAATAACTGAAATAAATCTCAATGAAGTTAGGAAAAATAGATTTTTTAGTAGTTTCAGAGAGCATAATAGGGATTTTCACGATGTATTAAGGAGCCTCTAA
- a CDS encoding winged helix-turn-helix domain-containing protein, which translates to MSIIKIEELFELPGWDTRRRILEILESGQKNAYEIAKLLNLNYSTVRYHLDLLQKFGLVNVKKSKKYYYELTKNAKILLDNYEVETKKRDSA; encoded by the coding sequence ATGAGTATAATAAAAATTGAAGAACTTTTTGAGTTGCCGGGTTGGGATACAAGGAGAAGAATATTAGAGATACTAGAGAGCGGACAGAAAAACGCATATGAAATAGCTAAATTACTAAACCTAAATTATTCAACAGTTAGATATCATTTGGATCTTTTACAGAAATTTGGGCTAGTAAATGTAAAGAAAAGTAAAAAATATTATTATGAGTTAACTAAAAATGCTAAAATACTCTTAGACAACTATGAAGTAGAGACAAAAAAGAGGGATAGCGCTTAA
- a CDS encoding 4a-hydroxytetrahydrobiopterin dehydratase, with translation MKKLTEKEISEELNKMKGWSLKGNVIEKTFLFHDFKEAVNFLNKVQPIADSMNHHPDICIYYNKVIVQLTTHDVGGITDLDIELAKKIDEVLR, from the coding sequence ATGAAAAAGTTAACAGAAAAAGAGATAAGCGAAGAACTTAACAAAATGAAAGGCTGGAGTTTAAAGGGAAATGTGATAGAAAAAACTTTTTTATTTCATGATTTTAAAGAAGCAGTTAATTTTCTAAATAAAGTACAGCCAATTGCAGATAGTATGAATCATCATCCTGATATATGTATCTATTATAACAAAGTTATAGTCCAATTAACTACACATGATGTTGGTGGTATTACTGATCTAGATATAGAGTTGGCTAAAAAAATAGATGAAGTTCTCAGATAA
- a CDS encoding Cdc6/Cdc18 family protein: MSIRDTLKGGKGEVIKDPRVFIDPLTVFKDIPFREDILKEVAVAVRYFVKSDVKFSTLFLGLTGTGKTFVARYMLNEIEEVKQEDSDYSKVKQAYVNCREVGGTPQAVLSALTERLTTDEVPKHGINLGEYIEKIKEELNGKKALVYLDEVDTLIKRRGGDIVLYQLLRADADISVIMVSNDINIRDYMEPRVLSSLGPTVFFKPYDAEQLKHILSIYAEYGLYRGTYDDNILSYIAAISAKEHGDARKAVNLLFRAAQLASGEGFIKKDHVDRAIIEYEQERLIEAIKALPFHYKLALMATMDAEDVVTAHKIYSDLCNQYKQKPLSYRRFSDIISELDMFGIIKVKIINKGRAGGIRKYIEITDKDKIRKALEDTMNLGFEEQW, translated from the coding sequence GTGTCAATTAGGGATACCTTGAAAGGTGGTAAAGGAGAAGTTATTAAGGATCCAAGGGTTTTCATAGATCCTTTAACTGTGTTTAAAGATATACCATTCAGAGAAGATATATTAAAAGAAGTTGCTGTTGCAGTTAGATACTTTGTGAAATCTGATGTTAAATTTTCTACTTTATTTTTGGGTCTTACTGGAACGGGTAAAACGTTTGTAGCGAGATATATGCTAAATGAGATAGAAGAGGTTAAACAAGAGGATTCTGATTATAGTAAAGTAAAACAAGCATATGTAAATTGTAGAGAAGTAGGAGGTACACCTCAAGCTGTACTATCCGCTTTAACTGAGAGATTAACTACCGATGAAGTTCCAAAGCATGGTATAAACCTAGGAGAGTATATAGAGAAGATTAAAGAAGAACTCAATGGGAAAAAAGCATTAGTATACCTAGACGAAGTAGATACTCTTATAAAGAGACGTGGCGGTGATATTGTGCTTTATCAACTTTTAAGGGCTGATGCAGATATCTCGGTAATAATGGTAAGTAATGATATAAATATAAGGGATTATATGGAGCCAAGAGTTTTATCCTCTTTAGGGCCTACTGTATTTTTTAAACCATATGATGCTGAACAGCTCAAACATATATTATCAATTTATGCAGAATACGGACTTTATAGGGGTACTTATGATGATAATATACTCTCATATATAGCTGCAATTTCAGCGAAAGAGCATGGGGATGCAAGAAAAGCAGTTAATTTGTTATTTAGAGCTGCTCAATTAGCTTCTGGCGAAGGTTTTATCAAGAAAGATCACGTTGATAGGGCAATTATAGAATATGAACAAGAAAGATTGATTGAAGCGATTAAGGCTCTTCCATTCCATTACAAGTTGGCACTAATGGCAACTATGGATGCAGAGGATGTTGTAACTGCCCATAAAATTTATTCTGATCTATGTAATCAGTATAAACAAAAGCCTCTTTCATATAGGAGATTTTCCGATATAATTTCTGAATTAGATATGTTTGGTATAATAAAAGTGAAGATTATCAATAAGGGTAGGGCTGGAGGTATAAGGAAATATATTGAAATCACTGATAAAGACAAGATTAGAAAGGCATTGGAGGATACTATGAATTTAGGGTTTGAGGAACAATGGTAA